The Mucilaginibacter mallensis genome has a segment encoding these proteins:
- a CDS encoding FKBP-type peptidyl-prolyl cis-trans isomerase has product MKKNLMFLALASLGLGLASCNGGFKKADGGLLYDIYTTKGNPTIQPGDFVSLNLIVKTDGDSVLFSSYEAGRQMQMAAQKPQTKGDIFTGLAKLAEGDSAAIKIPADSMFKKGQQKPPGFKGNWIIYTLKIEKVIAKGNLTDQVFQGRVADFIKSQGLVLKQQEPAKIKAYIAHQKLTVTQTADTLYYQITQQGTGPKPVVGDTVVVNYTGRLLNGKVFDTSVKDTATKEKMQVDPMRQYKPIHIPVGEKRVIAGWDEGLLLLNKGSKATLVVPSSLAYGERGVSIIGPFTPIAFDVEIIDIIKPNPNAPKPQMPMMPQAQAPVKK; this is encoded by the coding sequence ATGAAAAAAAACTTAATGTTTTTAGCTCTTGCATCACTGGGACTAGGATTAGCAAGCTGCAATGGCGGATTTAAAAAGGCTGATGGAGGGTTGTTGTATGATATATATACAACTAAAGGAAACCCAACTATACAACCCGGCGATTTTGTAAGCCTTAACCTGATAGTAAAAACCGATGGCGACTCTGTCTTATTCAGTAGCTATGAGGCTGGCCGCCAAATGCAAATGGCTGCTCAAAAGCCACAAACAAAAGGCGATATATTTACCGGCCTTGCAAAATTAGCTGAAGGTGATAGCGCTGCTATCAAGATCCCGGCTGATTCAATGTTTAAAAAAGGACAGCAAAAACCTCCGGGCTTCAAAGGCAACTGGATTATCTACACCTTGAAAATTGAAAAAGTAATTGCAAAAGGTAACCTTACCGACCAGGTGTTTCAAGGCCGTGTTGCTGATTTTATAAAATCACAAGGCTTAGTACTTAAACAACAAGAGCCTGCTAAAATTAAAGCATACATTGCTCACCAAAAACTAACCGTTACGCAAACTGCTGATACTTTATACTACCAGATCACACAACAAGGAACTGGACCAAAACCAGTTGTTGGCGATACTGTAGTGGTTAATTACACCGGCCGTTTACTTAATGGTAAAGTATTTGATACTTCAGTAAAAGATACAGCAACCAAAGAGAAAATGCAGGTTGACCCGATGCGTCAATACAAACCTATCCATATTCCTGTTGGCGAAAAAAGAGTTATTGCAGGTTGGGATGAAGGATTGTTATTGTTAAACAAAGGTTCAAAAGCTACCCTGGTTGTACCATCAAGCCTTGCTTATGGCGAGCGTGGTGTATCAATTATTGGCCCATTCACACCTATCGCGTTTGATGTTGAGATCATTGATATCATCAAACCAAACCCAAATGCTCCAAAACCACAAATGCCTATGATGCCTCAGGCACAAGCACCGGTTAAAAAATAA
- a CDS encoding FKBP-type peptidyl-prolyl cis-trans isomerase: protein MKKYIYSIILFCAFSITANAQNDLQRTSQGALYTLFTHNTGDRIKNDDVITLQIIQKTDKDSLLSSTYALGHPVQVKVQPTQNVTDMMEIFPLLTTGDSLLVKIPADSVFKGHENSRPPFFPAGSFFNFYMKIVKVQSLNDAIAERNAELEKIKAAEAVDANKYITSNKLVMKTTASGLKYVVFKQSIKPKPRAGDTVLVNYTGHLLNGQVFDTSIAAVADKAGLLQEGRTYEPISFVVGSGQVIKGWDEGLLLLNTGAKAKFVIPSSLAYGEQGQGDVIPSYSTLVFDVELVAVKPIPHAAVAPTKKPAAKKKTATTAKKKS from the coding sequence ATGAAAAAATATATTTATAGTATTATACTTTTTTGTGCATTTTCAATTACTGCAAATGCGCAAAATGATTTACAACGTACATCGCAGGGCGCATTATACACACTTTTTACGCACAATACGGGTGACAGAATAAAGAATGATGATGTAATAACCTTGCAGATCATCCAAAAAACGGATAAGGATTCATTACTTTCCAGCACCTATGCTTTAGGGCACCCGGTACAGGTAAAAGTACAGCCAACCCAAAATGTTACCGATATGATGGAGATTTTTCCATTATTAACAACAGGTGATAGCTTACTGGTAAAAATACCTGCCGATTCAGTATTTAAAGGCCATGAAAATAGTAGGCCCCCGTTTTTCCCGGCAGGCAGCTTTTTTAACTTTTACATGAAAATTGTAAAAGTACAGTCGTTAAATGATGCCATTGCTGAAAGAAACGCTGAGCTTGAAAAAATAAAAGCAGCTGAAGCGGTTGACGCAAATAAATATATTACCAGCAATAAACTGGTTATGAAAACTACGGCCTCGGGCCTAAAATACGTAGTATTTAAGCAATCTATTAAACCAAAACCAAGGGCTGGCGATACCGTATTGGTAAACTATACCGGCCATTTACTTAACGGCCAGGTTTTCGATACCAGCATTGCGGCTGTTGCCGATAAGGCTGGTTTATTGCAGGAAGGCCGCACTTATGAGCCAATAAGCTTTGTGGTAGGCTCCGGCCAGGTTATAAAAGGTTGGGACGAAGGTCTTTTATTATTAAACACAGGCGCTAAAGCCAAATTTGTTATACCATCAAGCCTGGCATATGGCGAACAAGGCCAGGGCGATGTAATACCGTCATACAGCACCTTAGTATTCGATGTGGAACTGGTAGCAGTTAAGCCAATACCACATGCCGCGGTTGCACCGACTAAAAAGCCTGCAGCCAAAAAGAAAACGGCAACAACGGCCAAAAAGAAAAGTTAA